In the genome of Armatimonadota bacterium, one region contains:
- a CDS encoding HipA domain-containing protein encodes MTDLRSLETLEVHQGGRAVGGLHRTHKGSRFVYTAEFLASDEEAIARHLPKSPEGVSVEGLANLPTFFAGLLPEGVMLDAVLRTVRTTKDDLFTLLAATGTQAIGDVTVRIPGETPVSKTLSAAQAAEAVQDVLKGGPSGSWLTAIPGVQPKISIGTLVRTSRKAHHILKFESPDFPGIIANEHLFMRLARRVGLDAATTQLRDGALRVQRFDRRREGEATFAIHQEDVLQLLDLYPYSKYSLDYSRILELGASLEAPRSSLLHLILLYAFSHLVGNGDLHAKNVSFQYDRSSRLWTATPAYDVLSTLPYADRLAGADRMALAYEDEAFGRFHAQEFAESGERYGIAAKTTMSRLRDMTERIRTVLPSLNVPPAVEPAVVAEIESRCVHLWD; translated from the coding sequence GTGACTGACCTTCGCTCCCTTGAAACCCTTGAGGTCCACCAGGGCGGACGGGCGGTGGGCGGATTGCACCGGACCCATAAGGGCTCACGGTTCGTGTACACCGCCGAGTTCCTCGCTTCCGACGAAGAAGCCATCGCGCGCCATCTTCCGAAGTCTCCCGAGGGCGTCTCCGTCGAAGGACTCGCCAACCTCCCGACCTTCTTTGCCGGACTCCTCCCCGAAGGGGTCATGCTGGACGCCGTCCTCCGCACCGTGCGCACGACCAAGGACGACCTTTTCACCCTCCTGGCCGCTACTGGGACCCAGGCGATCGGCGATGTGACCGTCCGGATTCCGGGAGAGACACCCGTCTCCAAGACGCTGTCTGCCGCACAAGCCGCCGAGGCCGTCCAGGACGTCCTCAAAGGCGGACCGTCGGGTTCATGGCTGACCGCGATCCCTGGCGTGCAGCCCAAGATCTCGATCGGCACTCTGGTCCGAACGAGCCGAAAAGCGCACCACATCCTTAAGTTCGAGTCTCCCGACTTTCCCGGCATCATCGCCAACGAGCACCTGTTCATGAGGTTGGCCCGAAGAGTGGGACTGGACGCCGCGACCACCCAGCTGCGCGACGGGGCGCTCAGGGTCCAGAGGTTCGACCGAAGACGAGAAGGAGAGGCGACCTTTGCCATCCATCAGGAGGACGTGCTCCAGCTCTTGGACCTCTACCCTTATTCGAAGTACTCACTGGACTATTCGCGCATCCTCGAACTTGGAGCTTCCTTGGAAGCGCCACGCTCCAGCCTGCTTCACCTGATCCTGCTCTACGCGTTCAGCCATCTGGTCGGCAACGGCGATCTCCACGCCAAAAACGTCAGCTTCCAATACGACCGTTCGTCTCGGTTGTGGACGGCCACGCCCGCCTATGACGTCCTCTCGACGCTTCCGTACGCGGACCGTCTCGCCGGGGCCGACCGCATGGCTCTGGCCTATGAGGACGAAGCCTTCGGCCGCTTTCACGCCCAAGAGTTCGCAGAGTCGGGCGAACGCTATGGGATCGCGGCGAAGACGACGATGTCCCGCCTCCGGGACATGACAGAACGCATCCGGACCGTCCTTCCGTCGCTCAACGTGCCTCCTGCCGTGGAGCCCGCCGTCGTCGCCGAGATCGAATCTCGTTGCGTCCACCTGTGGGACTAG